The Chloroflexota bacterium genome has a window encoding:
- a CDS encoding dehydrogenase, with translation MVKKTLKKNLKALMKEEGLSKADLLNYLRQMLEIRHFEETVYDLLGKNLIKGASHLYAGEEAVAVGAISTLRDDDLITSTHRGHGHCHARGDSLAKTPQEKQEHLNKMMAELCGRATGYCKGRGGSMHIADVERGNLGATGIVGGNIPVATGAALAVKMQGQDRVVLCFFGDGAANTGNFHESLNLASVWNLPVVYIVENNQYGMSVPFTKASKLPDVAARACAYGIPGEVVDGMDVLAVRAAVRKAVERARRGEGPSLIECKTYRWFGHSRSDPCVYRTREEEEQWKKCDPIVQLKKRMKAEGIATEQEIAEVEERAAAAIKTATDFAFASPLPHPSELYHDVYAPSKTTAADVEAERQLRQRVRSNPTMRQIPYWQAINEALREEMDRDPRVFVMGEDVGVYGGAYGVTRGLIEKYGPERIRDTPISEAIIGGAAVGAAMAGMRPVAEIMYVDFTPLAMDQIANQGAKNRYMFGGKTIVPMVIRTEGGTGRSIAAHHSQSLEALWVHFPGIYVVMPATPYDAKGLLKTAIRDDNPIMFIEHKMLYKEQGPVPEGEYLIPLGVADVVREGKDVTVVAYSRMRYRALEAAEILAAEGISVEVIDPRTLKPLDLETIVNSVKKTGRLVGVTEAYKTGSFISELFALVNEAAFDYLDAPMVRVAGADVPIPMSEPLEAAAIPSTEQIVAAIRSIL, from the coding sequence ATGGTTAAGAAGACACTGAAGAAAAACTTGAAAGCGCTCATGAAGGAAGAAGGGCTGAGCAAGGCAGATTTGCTCAACTACTTGCGACAGATGCTGGAGATTCGCCATTTTGAGGAAACTGTGTACGACCTACTGGGGAAGAACCTCATCAAAGGCGCTTCCCATCTTTACGCTGGCGAGGAAGCCGTCGCTGTTGGTGCGATTTCGACATTGCGCGATGACGATTTGATCACCAGCACGCATCGGGGCCATGGGCATTGCCATGCACGTGGGGATAGCCTAGCCAAAACACCGCAGGAGAAACAAGAGCACCTGAATAAGATGATGGCCGAATTGTGTGGACGCGCCACGGGGTATTGCAAAGGGCGAGGCGGCTCGATGCACATTGCGGATGTCGAGCGAGGGAATCTCGGGGCTACCGGCATTGTCGGTGGGAACATTCCGGTGGCTACAGGAGCTGCTCTTGCCGTGAAAATGCAAGGTCAGGACAGGGTAGTGCTTTGTTTCTTTGGCGACGGCGCAGCGAACACGGGCAATTTTCATGAATCGCTGAACCTGGCTTCTGTCTGGAACTTGCCCGTGGTGTACATTGTGGAGAACAACCAGTATGGCATGTCCGTTCCCTTTACCAAAGCGTCCAAACTCCCCGATGTGGCGGCACGGGCATGTGCTTATGGCATACCGGGTGAGGTAGTGGACGGGATGGATGTGCTGGCGGTTCGTGCTGCAGTCAGAAAAGCGGTGGAACGTGCTCGTCGAGGCGAAGGGCCATCCTTGATCGAGTGTAAGACCTATCGTTGGTTTGGTCATTCGCGTTCCGATCCATGCGTTTACCGCACTCGTGAAGAGGAAGAGCAATGGAAAAAGTGCGATCCTATCGTACAGCTCAAGAAGCGGATGAAAGCAGAGGGCATTGCCACGGAGCAGGAAATAGCGGAAGTGGAGGAACGGGCTGCAGCGGCGATCAAGACTGCTACGGACTTTGCTTTCGCCTCACCATTACCGCATCCTTCTGAGTTATACCATGACGTTTATGCGCCTAGCAAGACGACAGCGGCAGATGTAGAGGCGGAGCGTCAATTGCGCCAGAGAGTGCGCAGCAATCCAACTATGCGCCAGATCCCATATTGGCAGGCTATTAACGAGGCTTTGCGTGAGGAGATGGATCGTGACCCGCGCGTTTTTGTCATGGGCGAAGATGTTGGTGTTTATGGTGGAGCCTATGGAGTAACACGGGGTCTTATTGAAAAGTATGGTCCGGAACGGATAAGGGATACGCCTATTTCGGAAGCAATCATTGGAGGGGCAGCAGTTGGTGCAGCTATGGCTGGCATGCGCCCAGTGGCCGAGATCATGTATGTGGATTTCACGCCTTTGGCTATGGACCAAATTGCCAATCAGGGAGCTAAGAACCGGTATATGTTCGGGGGGAAGACGATTGTGCCGATGGTCATACGGACAGAAGGTGGGACAGGACGATCTATCGCAGCCCACCACTCGCAGAGCCTGGAAGCTCTATGGGTTCACTTCCCAGGGATTTATGTGGTGATGCCAGCAACGCCCTATGATGCCAAAGGCTTGCTCAAGACGGCGATCCGCGATGACAACCCTATCATGTTTATTGAGCACAAGATGCTGTACAAGGAGCAGGGGCCCGTGCCTGAGGGTGAATACCTGATTCCATTGGGTGTTGCTGATGTGGTGCGTGAAGGAAAAGATGTCACGGTCGTTGCCTATTCGCGTATGCGCTATCGCGCTTTGGAGGCGGCTGAGATCCTTGCAGCAGAAGGCATCAGCGTTGAAGTGATTGATCCGCGTACGCTGAAGCCGCTGGATTTGGAGACAATTGTCAACTCGGTGAAGAAAACAGGCCGGCTAGTTGGAGTAACAGAGGCGTACAAGACAGGCAGTTTCATCAGCGAGCTGTTTGCTCTGGTGAATGAGGCTGCTTTTGATTACCTAGATGCGCCTATGGTGCGTGTGGCAGGAGCAGACGTGCCCATTCCGATGAGTGAGCCATTGGAAGCGGCTGCCATACCTAGCACAGAGCAGATCGTTGCTGCTATCCGTAGCATACTCTGA
- a CDS encoding DeoR/GlpR transcriptional regulator, with amino-acid sequence MLEANERRKLAILEELANARRVLVSDLSQKFGVSEVSIRRDLEELEARGLLRRVWGGAVSVPQTILEWSFNEKMMMHKEQKERIGRAAAALIKDGDVIIMDSGTTVVHVARYISRDILTSGHLTVITSSLPIVRELGCWKGVHLILLGGIYLPQQEVVVGPQSIASLSGLHADKMFLGAGGLSLEVGATTATVLDAEVDRACVKASEQVIAVIDSSKIGRKGLATVVPLTEIDILITDDGAPPDFVAQAIALGVEVRIV; translated from the coding sequence GTGTTAGAGGCAAATGAAAGGCGAAAACTGGCTATTCTGGAAGAACTGGCCAATGCGCGTCGAGTATTGGTATCAGATCTCAGTCAGAAGTTTGGCGTGTCCGAGGTTTCGATACGCCGCGATTTAGAAGAGCTAGAGGCACGCGGCTTGTTGCGCCGCGTGTGGGGTGGAGCGGTCAGCGTGCCACAGACCATTCTGGAGTGGTCATTCAACGAGAAGATGATGATGCACAAAGAGCAGAAAGAGCGCATTGGACGTGCTGCTGCGGCACTGATCAAAGATGGCGATGTGATCATCATGGACTCGGGAACAACCGTAGTGCATGTAGCTCGATACATCTCGCGGGATATCTTAACTTCTGGGCATCTGACGGTCATCACCAGTTCGCTGCCCATTGTGCGTGAGTTGGGCTGCTGGAAAGGCGTGCATTTGATCCTGTTAGGCGGCATCTATTTGCCGCAGCAGGAAGTTGTGGTGGGACCTCAATCCATTGCCAGTCTGTCAGGCTTGCATGCGGATAAGATGTTTCTGGGCGCGGGCGGTTTGAGCCTAGAAGTTGGTGCCACCACTGCTACGGTGCTCGATGCCGAAGTGGATAGAGCCTGTGTGAAAGCCTCTGAGCAGGTCATTGCTGTGATTGACTCCAGCAAGATCGGCCGCAAGGGGCTGGCTACCGTGGTTCCTCTGACCGAAATTGACATCCTCATCACGGACGATGGTGCCCCACCGGATTTTGTCGCACAGGCCATTGCACTGGGGGTTGAAGTGCGAATTGTCTGA